In Lasioglossum baleicum chromosome 19, iyLasBale1, whole genome shotgun sequence, the following proteins share a genomic window:
- the LOC143218344 gene encoding uncharacterized protein LOC143218344 yields the protein MEHEGIVHTETSGDVHQLRLRVAKMERDFQSFESIQDAIELITPEEQYESRLSERMEFEDVYYANVAKAHKFLETIDQQQPLAVTFNQNTAKDIQSPVTVESDLQIKLPTMHLPKFSGSYTEWPGFADSFRSAVHDNTNFRETQKLSYLRSCLTGKAAEKIESLETTTANYAVAWNLLENYYNDPIIVINNRIQAFFELPTYIRSNTASLGELVDQASKHYRALQALNKPFLEAFPIYAVTSKLDEATRMKWKERIQGKTDMPSMEELLQFLQARQKMLETNEKSAKPAFSDQPRPIVKTYNNTRPHQRSNVAYTAVQPSCALCKEKHYTASCSRLLHTEVNQRLGLIKQAGLCINCLRPNHAVRECRAGSCKQCNGKHHTLLHKGPNSEKQVETRENVSALTASVGFEMLLSTAVVNLVDRQGRSLPCRVLLDSGSQSHFLTERIAGQLGLPRDRINLPVIGINKSTTSIRYAVKTHLQSRINKFNVAANFLIIPHITNSLPTHTIARSELAIPKNIQLADPNFNVSSEIDGLIGADLFLQLLCVGQIQLANKAITLQKTKLGWVIAGRIPTSRTPKSTQCNLVTESVQDHLEKFWQLEESANENIRSKEETDSERHYQENTIRDLATGRYIVKFPFNDKIHQLGQSYFIALKRFRSLEQRLNKNPELRVKYTQFLDEYLKLGHMTETRTQTIEDGYYLPHHPILKQSSLTTKLRVVFDASAKTSKARTLREDFYVDDVITGANTYAEAAIIRDDLIQLCKQGGFDLRQWASNDVRLIEGLDSNRDTTHVLLDLEQTIKTLGIHWDARRDEITYSVNEFSQRDRVTKRTMLSQIASLFDPLGLIAPVIIRAKILMQDLWKLQLNWDESVPANIFTTWCTFCNELKQLKNVRIPRQVTLKNHGEMQLHGFCDASEQAYGACIYIRTIDKENNVKTQLLTAKTRVAPVKTVTLPRLELCAAHVLAKLLRTTIRAMRRISFERIFLWSVSTVTLHWIKTSPHKLKTFVAHRVTDIQDVTGNYEWRHIASADNPADLLSRGLSTKELIDSAFWFHGPSWLNYKEDKWPVSRLEPIAIPEVRPSIVLTTRTLESDILERFSSFSNLKRVLAYILRFRHNSSRKESNKGTLSTLELHRAEQLIVQLIQRQEYLSEFHALEKTKSVTGNLAPLNPFIDSDGILNFHAGIQGTLNSLRHRFWIPNGKGASRELKEVYAFFKSETTNDTISTTLANEGINWHFIPPRSPHFGGLWEAAVRRTKHHLIEAILNSRPITPLSTDPNDLQPLTPGHFIVGELLTSVPDYSFTETPVGRLSSWQHIQQMRQHFWKRWSKDYLQEQTTRKKWFKQGAPGIAVGALVIIREDNAPPLQWPLGRITAVHPGQDGVIRVVTVKTIHGEYKRCVKRFKAGGMFGLEQTEREILDTVRCNNRNTRRDATVPEFGCHRTPLRDRLESEPRPLTGQSLYKDFSFSIVSHIIHT from the exons ATGGAACACGAGGGCATCGTACATACTGAAA CCTCAGGTGACGTTCACCAATTACGGCTACGTGTGGCAAAAATGGAACGCGATTTCCAATCGTTTGAATCAATTCAAGACGCAATAGAGCTTATAACTCCCGAGGAACAGTATGAATCTCGTCTTAGTGAACGCATGGAATTTGAGGATGTGTATTACGCGAACGTTGCTAAGGCTCataaatttttggaaacaattgATCAGCAGCAACCGTTAGCTGTAACTTTCAATCAAAATACCGCAAAGGATATCCAATCGCCAGTAACGGTAGAGTCCGACTTGCAAATCAAATTACCGACTATGCATCTGCCTAAATTCAGTGGCTCTTACACAGAATGGCCAGGTTTCGCTGATTCCTTTCGCTCAGCCGTTCATGACAACACTAACTTtcgcgaaacgcaaaagttgAGTTACCTTCGATCTTGTTTAACCGGCAAAGCCGCCGAAAAAATCGAGTCGTTAGAGACCACCACCGCGAATTATGCAGTGGCGTGGAACCTGCTGGAAAATTATTATAACGATCCAATAATCGTGATCAATAACAGAATTCAAGCCTTTTTCGAATTGCCTACGTATATACGTTCCAATACCGCGTCTTTGGGTGAACTGGTCGATCAAGCCAGCAAACATTACCGGGCATTACAAGCCCTGAATAAGCCTTTCCTCGAAGCATTTCCAATTTACGCTGTCACTTCGAAACTCGATGAGGCGACTCGCATGAAATGGAAAGAGCGAATCCAGGGAAAGACAGACATGCCATCCATGGAGGAACTACTCCAATTCTTACAAGCGAGGCAAAAAATGTTAGAGACAAACGAGAAATCGGCCAAACCGGCATTTTCAGATCAACCGCGACCGATAGTTAAAACGTACAATAACACGAGACCACATCAAAGGAGCAATGTCGCGTATACCGCGGTCCAACCGTCATGCGCGTTATGCAAGGAGAAACACTACACTGCGTCGTGTTCAAGATTATTACATACGGAAGTAAATCAAAGGCTAGGGTTGATAAAACAGGCAGGATTATGTATTAATTGTTTAAGGCCTAATCACGCTGTCAGAGAGTGTCGAGCAGGTTCGTGCAAGCAATGTAATGGAAAGCACCATACATTGTTGCACAAAGGACCAAACAGCGAAAAACAGGTAGAAACTCGGGAAAACGTCTCGGCGCTGACCGCAAGCGTCGGGTTCGAGATGCTATTGTCCACGGCCGTTGTAAATTTAGTGGATAGGCAAGGACGGTCGTTACCGTGCCGGGTATTGTTAGATTCCGGGTCTCAATCGCATTTCTTAACCGAACGCATCGCAGGACAGTTGGGACTGCCACGCGATCGCATAAATCTACCGGTAATCGGTATTAATAAATCGACCACGAGCATACGGTATGCGGTAAAAACGCATCTTCAATCTCGTATCAACAAATTCAATGTTGCAGCCAATTTCTTGATCATTCCACATATCACGAACTCCTTACCAACACACACTATTGCACGGTCGGAATTAGCTATACCGAAAAATATTCAGCTTGCCGATCCCAATTTTAATGTATCTTCCGAGATAGACGGTTTGATAGGGGCAGATCTCTTCTTGCAATTGCTTTGCGTCGGGCAAATACAATTAGCCAACAAGGCAATAACTTTGCAGAAAACCAAACTCGGTTGGGTTATAGCTGGTCGAATACCTACATCGCGCACACCAAAATCGACACAATGCAATCTCGTAACGGAATCGGTGCAAGATCATCTTGAAAAATTTTGGCAATTAGAAGAATCCGCTAACGAGAACATACGATCGAAGGAAGAGACAGATAGCGAAAGGCATTACCAAGAAAACACAATTCGTGACTTGGCCACCGGTAGATATATCGTGAAGTTTCCTTTCAATGACAAGATTCATCAGTTAGGACAATCATATTTTATCGCGTTGAAAAGATTTCGATCCTTAGAACAGCGACTTAATAAAAACCCGGAATTAAGAGTCAAATATACGCAATTTCTCGACGAGTACTTGAAATTAGGACACATGACAGAAACACGTACGCAAACAATAGAAGACGGGTACTATTTACCACATCATCCAATACTGAAACAAAGTAGTTTAACCACGAAACTCAGAGTCGTGTTTGACGCATCCGCAAAGACTTCGAAGG CTAGGACATTGCGAGAGGATTTTTACGTAGATGACGTAATAACCGGCGCAAACACATACGCGGAAGCCGCGATAATTCGCGACGACCTCATTCAGCTTTGCAAGCAAGGTGGGTTCGATCTGAGACAGTGGGCATCAAACGACGTTAGACTTATCGAAGGCCTAGACAGCAACAGAGACACGACACACGTACTATTAGACTTAGAACAAACAATCAAAACATTAGGAATTCATTGGGACGCTAGACGCGACGAGATCACATACAGTGTGAACGAATTTTCACAGAGAGATCGGGTTACTAAACGCACCATGCTATCGCAAATCGCGTCATTATTTGATCCCTTAGGACTGATTGCTCCAGTGATCATACGCGCGAAGATATTAATGCAGGATCTGTGGAAGCTACAGTTAAATTGGGATGAATCGGTTCCGGCTAATATATTTACAACTTGGTGCACATTTTGCAATGAGCTGAAACAGCTGAAAAATGTAAGAATTCCCAGACAAGTAACACTAAAAAATCACGGGGAAATGCAATTACATGGGTTTTGTGATGCGAGTGAACAAGCGTACGGGGCTTGCATCTACATACGAACGATTGACAAGGAAAACAACGTAAAAACGCAATTATTAACAGCTAAAACTAGGGTAGCACCGGTAAAAACTGTGACACTGCCAAGACTAGAATTATGTGCAGCACATGTTCTAGCAAAATTACTTCGTACTACGATTCGCGCAATGAGGAGAATATCGTTCGAACGTATTTTTCTTTGGTCCGTTTCAACAGTCACGTTGCATTGGATAAAAACTTCTCCTCAcaaattaaaaacatttgtaGCCCATCGAGTAACTGACATTCAAGATGTTACTGGCAACTACGAATGGAGACATATAGCGTCAGCAGATAACCCTGCAGATTTATTATCGCGCGGCTTAAGCACAAAGGAATTGATCGATAGCGCATTTTGGTTCCACGGTCCATCTTGGCTAAATTATAAGGAGGACAAATGGCCTGTTTCTCGTTTAGAGCCGATAGCAATACCTGAGGTTCGGCCTTCTATAGTATTAACCACGCGCACTCTCGAATCAGATATTTTGGAaagattttcttcattttcaaatttaaaacGTGTCTTAGCGTACATTTTACGTTTTCGACATAACAGTTCACGCAAAGAAAGCAATAAAGGCACGCTGTCGACATTAGAACTTCATAGGGCAGAACAGTTAATCGTTCAATTAATCCAAAGACAAGAATACTTGTCGGAGTTCCACGCCCTAGAAAAAACTAAATCAGTAACCGGAAATCTTGCTCCTTTGAATCCATTTATAGATAGCGACGGCATATT GAACTTTCATGCCGGAATTCAAGGCACGCTTAATTCGTTACGGCATAGGTTCTGGATTCCAAACGGAAAGG GTGCGAGTCGGGAACTCAAAGAAGTATACGCATTTTTCAAGTCAGAAACGACAAACGACACAATCTCTACCACGTTGGCCAATGAAGGCATAAATTGGCATTTTATTCCACCACGATCTCCGCATTTTGGCGGTTTGTGGGAGGCGGCAGTTCGCCGAACTAAACATCACTTG ATAGAAGCCATTCTAAATTCCCGTCCCATCACTCCGTTATCCACTGATCCCAACGACCTACAACCATTGACTCCTGGTCACTTTATTGTTGGTGAACTTTTAACAAGTGTGCCAGATTACAGTTTCACTGAAACGCCGGTCGGCAGATTATCGTCTTGGCAGCATATTCAACAAATGCGACAACACTTTTGGAAGCGATGGTCTAAAGACTATTTGCAGGAACAAACCACAAGGAAAAAGTGGTTTAAACAAGGAGCACCGGGCATTGCCGTGGGAGCGCTTGTAATCATAAGGGAAGACAATGCGCCCCCGCTGCAGTGGCCACTAGGACGCATTACGGCAGTGCATCCTGGTCAAGACGGTGTCATTCGCGTGGTCACCGTGAAAACGATTCACGGAGAGTACAAACGTTGTGTTAAGCGC TTCAAGGCGGGCGGCATGTTCGGTCTCGAGCAGACCGAACGTGAGATTTTAGACACGGTCCGCTGCAATAACCGAAacactcgacgcgacgcgacggtcccaGAGTTTGGGTGTCATCGGACACCACTTCGGGACCGTCTCGAGAGCGAACCACGACCATTGACAGGGCAATCTCTGTATAAAGACTTTAGTTTCAGTATCGTTTCCCATATCATTCACACCTAG